One window of Marinomonas primoryensis genomic DNA carries:
- a CDS encoding DUF3530 family protein, with the protein MKKNNALLNIIIVLLSLSASAALWAEEPQATPGNNTADTPISETNSADKKDYITPAPQTSRIEALKASLSIRRLGHQIQTLEANGKPFLTLYKPSITSSTQGCVVILHSDNEHPDWPDAIAPLRNALPEHSWCTLSIEVPDIVKRAAPVKTEAPNTENNQQPIELPNQTEVFARIQAAINKAKTEDVETFVFLGYKTGASYALSFLANNQASGEALALIDIDAPPNLSNYEIAQQIRRVAQPILDYYVNSNAGSDQFATWRKQAANQRTENRNDYIQLDALPDRATGKDSKQLLIQRVRGFLKQNTRQILQKKALPSVKKGLFYESPINT; encoded by the coding sequence ATGAAGAAAAATAATGCCCTGCTCAATATTATCATCGTACTTCTTTCCTTGAGCGCAAGCGCCGCCCTTTGGGCGGAAGAACCACAAGCCACACCAGGTAACAATACCGCGGACACACCGATATCGGAAACCAACTCAGCGGACAAGAAAGACTACATCACTCCCGCACCGCAAACATCACGAATTGAGGCTTTAAAAGCCTCGCTGAGCATAAGGCGACTCGGCCACCAAATTCAGACACTAGAGGCCAATGGTAAACCTTTTCTTACCCTTTATAAGCCATCCATTACCAGTTCAACGCAAGGCTGCGTCGTCATATTACACTCAGATAATGAACACCCTGACTGGCCAGACGCTATCGCGCCATTGCGTAACGCCTTGCCAGAACACAGCTGGTGTACCTTGTCTATCGAAGTACCAGACATTGTCAAACGCGCTGCGCCTGTTAAAACAGAAGCGCCAAATACAGAGAATAATCAACAACCAATCGAACTGCCAAATCAAACCGAGGTGTTCGCTCGAATCCAAGCGGCCATCAACAAAGCGAAAACAGAAGACGTCGAAACGTTTGTCTTTCTTGGCTATAAAACAGGCGCAAGCTACGCACTTAGCTTTCTAGCCAATAACCAAGCGTCTGGCGAAGCCTTAGCACTCATAGACATAGATGCACCACCAAACCTATCAAACTATGAAATAGCACAACAAATTCGTCGAGTCGCACAACCTATTTTAGATTATTATGTCAACAGCAATGCGGGCAGTGATCAGTTTGCCACTTGGCGAAAACAAGCAGCAAACCAAAGAACAGAGAATAGAAACGATTACATACAATTAGACGCATTGCCCGACAGAGCTACAGGAAAAGACAGCAAACAACTGTTAATCCAACGCGTACGAGGCTTTTTAAAACAAAATACTCGCCAAATACTTCAGAAAAAAGCATTGCCTAGTGTAAAAAAAGGGCTCTTCTACGAGAGCCCCATCAACACATAG
- the rpe gene encoding ribulose-phosphate 3-epimerase, with product MNDFIIAPSILSADFALLGEEVDNVLEAGADIIHFDVMDNHYVPNLTIGPMVCKALRKHGVTADIDVHLMVKPVDRMIGDFIEAGASIITFHPEASEHIDRSLQMIREGGCKAGLVFNPATPLHYLKHVMDKVDMVLLMSVNPGFGGQSFIPGTLDKLREARALIDASGYDIRLEVDGGVSEKNIAEIARAGADTFVAGSAIFGKTDYKAVIDAMRKELSSVR from the coding sequence ATGAATGATTTTATCATTGCCCCTTCGATCCTTTCCGCCGATTTCGCTCTATTAGGCGAAGAAGTAGACAATGTATTAGAAGCGGGAGCCGATATCATACACTTTGATGTGATGGATAATCATTATGTTCCCAATTTAACGATTGGTCCTATGGTGTGTAAAGCACTGCGTAAACATGGTGTCACCGCTGACATTGATGTGCATTTAATGGTAAAGCCAGTGGACCGTATGATCGGTGACTTTATTGAAGCGGGGGCGTCTATTATTACCTTTCATCCAGAAGCAAGCGAACATATCGACCGGTCTTTGCAGATGATTCGAGAAGGCGGCTGTAAAGCGGGGTTGGTATTTAACCCTGCGACACCTTTGCATTATTTAAAACATGTGATGGATAAAGTGGACATGGTCTTGTTGATGTCCGTTAACCCGGGGTTTGGTGGTCAATCTTTTATTCCTGGCACCTTGGATAAACTGCGTGAAGCTCGTGCTTTGATTGACGCAAGCGGCTACGACATTCGTCTTGAAGTGGATGGTGGCGTGAGTGAAAAGAACATTGCAGAAATAGCACGTGCTGGTGCGGATACCTTTGTGGCTGGATCAGCTATTTTTGGAAAAACGGATTATAAAGCGGTGATTGACGCTATGCGTAAAGAATTGTCGAGTGTTCGTTAA
- a CDS encoding phosphoglycolate phosphatase, which translates to MKTPKYFSAWFDGWPELVCLDLDGTLVDSVPDIANAVDAFLAEFGAALAGEEQVRAWVGFGSAKLIDQALEWASIDPSKHEEAYRIFLMHYRAHLTDKTTLYPNVKALLKAFKHQGVPIALITNKPSVFVKPMMDYFELTEQFGWLLGGDTLEEKKPSAMPLLHCSESIEALPEKCLMIGDSITDFKAANNAGFKCALVTYGYHQGIDLTALGADAIIDDLAELLV; encoded by the coding sequence ATGAAAACACCTAAATATTTTTCAGCGTGGTTTGACGGTTGGCCTGAATTAGTTTGCCTTGATCTTGATGGCACCTTGGTGGACAGTGTTCCTGATATCGCTAATGCAGTTGATGCTTTTTTGGCCGAGTTTGGCGCGGCTTTGGCCGGTGAAGAGCAGGTACGGGCTTGGGTTGGTTTTGGTTCTGCTAAGTTGATTGATCAAGCACTAGAGTGGGCGAGTATTGATCCGAGCAAGCATGAAGAGGCGTATCGTATTTTTCTGATGCACTATCGTGCTCACTTAACCGATAAAACAACGCTTTATCCTAATGTGAAAGCGTTGTTGAAGGCGTTTAAACATCAGGGTGTTCCGATTGCTTTAATCACCAATAAGCCAAGTGTTTTCGTTAAGCCAATGATGGATTATTTTGAATTGACGGAGCAATTTGGCTGGTTATTAGGTGGCGACACCTTGGAAGAGAAAAAACCATCGGCTATGCCTTTATTACATTGCAGTGAGTCGATCGAAGCTTTGCCTGAAAAATGTTTGATGATTGGTGATTCTATTACCGATTTTAAAGCGGCAAATAATGCCGGGTTTAAATGTGCTTTGGTGACATACGGTTATCATCAAGGTATTGATCTTACTGCGTTAGGAGCTGATGCCATTATCGATGATTTGGCCGAGCTGCTCGTTTAA
- a CDS encoding mechanosensitive ion channel family protein, protein MNWETMQIYLGLGDTKMHWVVRVFLVVLSTLIANFIATRILTRIDKQLEKTKTPWDNVLIHAAQKPIGVFIWLAGVTIAAEISGTEIDSKFSSLIHSIREVGVVIILTWFVLRCISESEKTLTNSSKITANVDYTTASAISKLLRASVVITSALVVLQTLGFSISGVLAFGGIGGIAVGFAAKDLLANFFGGLMVYLDRPFAIGDWIRSPDQNIEGTVEHIGWRQTRIRTFEKRPLYVPNSTFSLISVENPSRMTHRRLNETIGVRYTDFNVLPTILADIKDMISEHEDIDSNQTYMVNFNQFGPSSLDFFIYAYTKTVDWRTFHNVKEDVLFKAMKIIESHNAEVAFPTHTVHMANNSKMALMSEQEGSSEQASTTSSN, encoded by the coding sequence ATGAATTGGGAAACGATGCAGATCTATTTAGGCCTTGGTGATACAAAAATGCACTGGGTAGTTAGAGTTTTTTTGGTTGTACTCAGCACACTTATAGCCAATTTCATTGCTACTCGCATTTTAACGCGTATAGACAAGCAACTCGAGAAAACCAAAACGCCTTGGGATAACGTCCTGATTCACGCTGCCCAAAAGCCCATCGGTGTTTTTATATGGCTAGCGGGGGTAACTATTGCCGCTGAAATATCTGGCACTGAAATCGATTCTAAATTCTCTTCACTTATCCACTCTATTCGTGAAGTAGGTGTCGTCATTATCCTGACGTGGTTTGTTTTACGCTGCATATCAGAAAGCGAAAAAACCCTGACCAACTCCAGCAAAATCACCGCCAATGTGGATTACACCACTGCCAGCGCAATCAGCAAACTATTACGAGCATCCGTTGTCATCACTTCCGCTCTTGTTGTACTTCAAACGCTTGGCTTTAGCATTTCTGGGGTATTGGCTTTCGGCGGTATTGGTGGGATCGCGGTAGGTTTTGCCGCCAAAGACTTACTTGCTAATTTTTTTGGTGGATTAATGGTGTATTTAGATCGACCTTTTGCCATTGGGGATTGGATCCGTTCTCCAGACCAAAATATAGAAGGCACAGTCGAACACATCGGCTGGAGACAAACACGCATCCGCACTTTTGAAAAACGCCCTTTGTATGTGCCAAATTCAACTTTTTCATTGATCTCTGTCGAAAACCCATCGCGTATGACACATCGTCGTCTCAATGAAACTATAGGTGTACGCTATACAGACTTTAATGTGTTACCGACCATTTTGGCCGACATCAAAGACATGATCTCGGAACATGAAGACATTGATTCCAATCAAACCTATATGGTGAATTTTAATCAGTTTGGTCCTTCTTCTTTGGACTTCTTTATTTACGCCTATACAAAAACCGTAGATTGGCGAACATTTCACAACGTGAAAGAAGACGTATTGTTTAAGGCAATGAAAATCATTGAATCTCATAATGCCGAAGTCGCCTTCCCAACCCACACTGTGCATATGGCAAATAACAGCAAAATGGCATTAATGTCGGAACAAGAAGGTTCCTCCGAGCAGGCCTCAACGACCTCGTCAAATTAA